One Acropora palmata chromosome 2, jaAcrPala1.3, whole genome shotgun sequence genomic window carries:
- the LOC141872482 gene encoding uncharacterized protein LOC141872482, protein MMKTAFLVFGLLVAFAWQSSAHYSRKNKLRKTYKLESADLPERDTTKRNWEQFKRRLHPVQLSRPEYYEDNDLVAEDTPEMDETESHQKKYIEDMTSLLMEDEGSTFDELMLNDQKESTTF, encoded by the exons ATGATGAAGACTGCCTTTCTTGTATTCGGCCTTTTGGTGGCCTTTGCTTGGCAATCCAGTGCTCATTACAGTAGGAAGAATAAACTCAGGAAAACGTACAAATTGGAGTCGGCAGATCTTCCTGAGCGCGatacaacaaaaagaaactggGAACAATTTAAACGAAGACTTCATCCCGTGCAACTATCACGCCCGGAATATTATGAAGACAACGATCTAGTTGCTG AGGACACTCCTGAAATGGACGAGACCGAGTCACACCAAAAAAAGTATATCGAAGATATGACGTCTCTGTTGATGGAAGACGAGGGATCTACCTTCGATGA GTTGATGCTCAACGATCAAAAGGAAAGCACTACGTTTTGA
- the LOC141872466 gene encoding phytanoyl-CoA dioxygenase, peroxisomal-like, with protein sequence MTKMADRSCSRLSVISSHINCCKSQLKTSCVRATSSFNCNDRLVVPNDFLTEEQVHFYNKNGYLVVRNLVPADMLNRFVERFHEICSGDILVPGMTVMKDVKHVKWNSPMSERTVNKLQNFEEDEVLFSYCELPQILKYVTCFTGPDAKSVHTMLINKPPDPGTKTSRHPLHQDLHYFPFRPANRIVCSWTAMENVDKQNGCLVVLPGSHYSPLLQHHYPKWEGGVNAMYHGIKDYDSNIPLLHLEMNAGDTVFFHPLLIHGSGANTTNRFRKAISGHFASSHCYYIDVKGTSQENIEAEVLEIVHKVVGEGIDLSFQEMWKMKSRLVHGSEGGDH encoded by the exons atgacaaaaatggcTGACAGATCTTGTAGTAGGTTATCGGTCATTTCATCACACATCAACTGCTGCAAATCACAATTAAAAACATCTTGCGTACGTGCCACCTCTTCGTTTAACTGCAACGATAGGTTAGTGGTACCCAATGACTTTCTGACCGAAGAGCAAGTCCATTTCTACAACAAGAATGGCTATCTGGTCGTGCGAAATCTCGTTCCTGCAGACATGCTAAACAGATTTGTAGAACGCTTTCATGAAATATGTAGCGGAGATATTCTTGTTCCCGGTATGACAGTAATGAAGGATGTCAAACACGTAAAATGGAACAGTCCAATGAGCGAAAGAACAGTGAATAAACTTCAGAATTTTGAAGAAGACGAAGTGCTGTTTAGCTACTGCGAGTTGCCGCAGATCCTGAAGTACGTCACGTGTTTCACCGGTCCCGATGCCAAATCTGTGCATACGATGCTGATAAACAAACCTCCAGATCCCGGGACTAAGACGTCTCGCCATCCTCTCCATCAGGACttgcattattttccattCCGTCCTGCCAATCGAATAGTGTGTTCCTGGACAGCAATGGAGAACGTTGATAAGCAGAATGGCTGTCTAGTGGTGCTTCCTGGTAGCCATTACAGTCCACTGTTGCAGCACCACTATCCAAAATGGGAG GGTGGAGTAAATGCAATGTATCATGGTATAAAGGATTATGACTCAAATATTCCTCTATTACATTTGGAAATGAATGCAGGGGACACAGTTTTCTTTCATCCTCTTCTCATCCATGGATCTGGTGCAAATACAACAAATAGATTTAGAAAG GCAATCTCAGGGCACTTTGCCAGTTCCCATTGCTATTACATAGATGTGAAAGGGACATCACAAGAAAACATTGAAGCAGAAGTTCTAGAGATTGTGCACAAAGTTGTTGGTGAAGGCATTGATCTTTCTTTTCAG GAAAtgtggaaaatgaaaagtcGTCTTGTACATGGCAGCGAGGGAGGTGATCATTAA